A region of Streptomyces deccanensis DNA encodes the following proteins:
- a CDS encoding DegT/DnrJ/EryC1/StrS family aminotransferase, whose product MITDFPNSPLPLPNPAELDDELAALGGAEIIPKALRRTLFPVITKEDVFNLMLAQRQAPEKVVADFAEAYRAYVGAGFALPTASGTSSLHMALVGAGVRPGDEVIVPAFTFIATAQAVVAAHAVPVFVDIDPVTYCMDPAAAAAAITERTRALMPVHVHGLPADVPALRALADRHGIALVEDASHAHSAKIGDRVAGSFGDAAGQSLMADKNFPLGGEGGIAFFATEEAYERAVSYLAEHGIDYGMSWVAAAFGNSQLKRLPYYDEIRARNAALLGDALRETGLFTPPHVPDGHVHAYNMYRITLHPEAVGLADLPVHAVKEAVHELLVAEGVPAREWQNTPIPCHLPFQHRDGFGNGYPFSLNPGAVRDHRPEDFPVTLGMLDSTLVLCRELRSPVEYERILRYADAFRKVARRPDAIRKLVQERDYVRPYEKAARLG is encoded by the coding sequence ATGATCACCGATTTTCCCAACTCTCCGCTGCCGCTGCCGAACCCGGCGGAACTCGACGACGAACTCGCCGCCCTCGGCGGCGCCGAGATCATCCCCAAGGCGCTCCGCCGCACGCTCTTCCCGGTCATCACCAAGGAGGACGTGTTCAACCTGATGCTCGCGCAGCGGCAGGCGCCCGAGAAGGTCGTCGCCGACTTCGCCGAGGCCTACCGGGCGTACGTGGGCGCCGGGTTCGCGCTGCCCACCGCCAGCGGCACCTCCAGCCTGCACATGGCGCTCGTCGGCGCGGGGGTGCGGCCCGGTGACGAGGTGATCGTGCCGGCGTTCACCTTCATCGCCACCGCGCAGGCGGTCGTCGCGGCCCACGCCGTCCCCGTGTTCGTCGACATCGACCCGGTCACCTACTGCATGGACCCGGCCGCCGCCGCTGCCGCGATCACCGAGCGGACCCGGGCCCTGATGCCCGTGCACGTCCACGGGCTGCCCGCCGACGTGCCCGCGCTGCGTGCCCTCGCCGACCGGCACGGCATCGCCCTCGTCGAGGACGCCTCCCACGCCCACTCCGCGAAGATCGGCGACCGGGTCGCGGGATCGTTCGGGGACGCGGCCGGGCAGAGCCTGATGGCCGACAAGAACTTCCCGCTGGGCGGGGAGGGCGGTATCGCCTTCTTCGCGACCGAGGAGGCGTACGAGCGGGCCGTCTCCTATCTCGCCGAGCACGGCATCGACTACGGCATGTCCTGGGTCGCCGCCGCCTTCGGCAACAGCCAGCTCAAGCGGCTGCCGTACTACGACGAGATCCGCGCCCGCAACGCCGCGCTGCTCGGGGACGCCCTGCGCGAGACCGGGCTGTTCACGCCGCCGCACGTGCCGGACGGGCACGTCCACGCGTACAACATGTACCGGATCACGCTGCACCCGGAGGCCGTCGGCCTCGCCGACCTGCCGGTGCACGCCGTCAAGGAGGCCGTGCACGAGCTGCTGGTCGCCGAGGGCGTGCCGGCCCGGGAGTGGCAGAACACGCCCATCCCGTGCCACCTGCCCTTCCAGCACCGGGACGGGTTCGGCAACGGCTACCCCTTCAGCCTCAACCCCGGCGCCGTACGCGACCACCGGCCGGAGGACTTCCCCGTCACCCTCGGCATGCTCGACTCCACCCTCGTCCTCTGCCGCGAGCTGCGCTCCCCGGTCGAGTACGAGCGGA
- a CDS encoding degT/DnrJ/EryC1/StrS aminotransferase: protein MELFDTATVLTRVLTSGVVMSIEKSDRELPGLERLLTKKTRRSKAVLLNSRTGAIHAALAGQGIGHGDSVALAEPDAETAAFLAWLGVRVTSYDEPAAYDHLALDPSNAHRLGELAAGATAPALVVDLTGLGFGPAAAVLTDDPKLWARAERLKIFGAYDLRTMWTQEEADADLVPGVQFNYRLSPLVAACVRMALTQAAQTQSAQTRPVATSGANQS, encoded by the coding sequence ATGGAACTGTTCGACACCGCCACCGTGCTCACCCGGGTTCTGACCTCGGGCGTGGTGATGAGCATCGAGAAGAGTGACCGGGAACTGCCCGGTCTGGAACGGCTGTTGACGAAGAAGACGCGGCGGAGCAAAGCCGTGCTGCTCAACAGCCGGACCGGGGCGATACACGCCGCGTTGGCCGGTCAGGGGATCGGCCACGGGGACAGCGTCGCCCTGGCGGAGCCCGACGCGGAGACCGCCGCGTTCCTGGCCTGGCTGGGCGTACGCGTGACGTCGTACGACGAGCCCGCCGCCTACGACCACCTCGCGCTGGACCCGTCCAACGCCCACCGGCTCGGCGAGCTGGCCGCGGGGGCCACCGCGCCGGCCCTGGTCGTCGACCTGACCGGCCTCGGCTTCGGCCCGGCCGCCGCCGTGCTCACCGACGACCCGAAGCTCTGGGCCCGAGCCGAGCGGCTGAAGATCTTCGGCGCCTACGACCTGCGCACGATGTGGACGCAGGAGGAGGCGGACGCCGACCTCGTCCCCGGCGTGCAGTTCAACTACCGGCTCAGTCCCCTGGTCGCCGCCTGTGTGCGGATGGCCCTGACCCAGGCGGCCCAGACCCAGAGCGCCCAGACCCGCCCCGTCGCGACCTCCGGAGCGAACCAGTCATGA
- a CDS encoding RimK family alpha-L-glutamate ligase: MTTADQVLLSVTMLRPEEKLLLAALRAEGLTARPLLTEDLAEVVAGRTGGPPALAVIRNLSHRDAIGVSRRLEYAGVTTLNRSSVIEACNDKGLQSLLFARHGIPHPVTRHAFSYDQVRSAVAELGMPAVVKPVSGSWGRGVTRMADAGCVEAWAGGRESADAGGKLFPVVVQEYVDKPGHDLRVVVVGRTPVVAIQRVSEDWRTNTHLGARVQRVEVTAEIGELCRRVVDVLGPGFYGVDLVEDRRAGELLVLEVNANPEFAKSSVEHGVDVAGLYAAFVAERVAAPAGAAVVV, translated from the coding sequence GTGACGACCGCCGATCAGGTCCTGCTCTCGGTGACGATGCTGCGGCCCGAGGAGAAACTGCTCCTCGCGGCGCTGCGGGCCGAGGGGCTGACGGCTCGGCCGTTGCTGACGGAGGATCTGGCGGAGGTCGTGGCGGGCCGCACCGGCGGCCCGCCCGCTCTCGCCGTGATCCGCAACCTGTCCCACCGGGACGCCATCGGCGTCTCCCGGCGGCTGGAGTACGCCGGGGTGACCACCCTCAACCGGTCCTCCGTCATCGAGGCCTGCAACGACAAGGGGCTGCAGTCGCTGCTGTTCGCCCGCCACGGCATTCCGCATCCGGTCACCCGGCACGCCTTCAGTTACGACCAAGTACGTTCTGCTGTCGCCGAGTTGGGGATGCCGGCCGTCGTGAAGCCGGTGAGCGGCTCGTGGGGGCGGGGTGTCACGCGGATGGCCGACGCCGGGTGCGTCGAGGCGTGGGCCGGCGGGCGGGAGTCCGCGGACGCGGGCGGGAAGCTGTTTCCCGTCGTCGTCCAGGAGTACGTCGACAAGCCCGGCCACGATCTGCGGGTCGTGGTGGTGGGGCGGACGCCCGTGGTGGCGATCCAGCGGGTGTCGGAGGACTGGCGGACGAACACGCATCTGGGGGCGCGGGTTCAGCGGGTCGAGGTGACCGCCGAGATCGGGGAGTTGTGCCGGCGGGTAGTGGATGTGCTGGGGCCCGGGTTCTACGGGGTGGATCTGGTGGAGGACCGGAGGGCTGGGGAGCTGCTGGTTCTCGAGGTCAACGCGAATCCGGAGTTCGCCAAGTCGTCCGTGGAGCATGGGGTGGATGTGGCGGGGTTGTACGCGGCGTTCGTGGCTGAGCGGGTGGCTGCGCCTGCCGGTGCGGCCGTCGTCGTCTAG
- a CDS encoding lysine biosynthesis protein LysW, whose protein sequence is MTTAIAAPKCLVCDTEFEVQEDWEKGEITECTACGQEHEVVEKAAAGVRLDLAPEVEEDWGE, encoded by the coding sequence ATGACCACCGCCATTGCCGCACCGAAGTGCCTGGTGTGCGACACCGAATTCGAGGTCCAGGAGGACTGGGAAAAGGGGGAGATCACCGAGTGCACGGCCTGCGGCCAGGAGCACGAGGTGGTCGAGAAGGCCGCCGCCGGCGTGCGGCTCGACCTCGCCCCCGAGGTGGAAGAGGACTGGGGCGAGTGA
- a CDS encoding LuxR C-terminal-related transcriptional regulator: protein MCGESDIPGGDDTPAEICGAGIEFYRTALTAGRAQRAGAPGCVSAFGLVAPAVDDPEALVPIPPSVATAALAHPRERLILEQQQALAAVRASMSQAESVYRTSRRKESESSQRLTPAPAITAALDEAIRGTRIELLTAHPGGRRPEEVLVKALPRTLEAHRKGVKQRTLYQHTVRAHGPTLDYIKQVTDLGVEVRTVDEVFDRMIICDRSVAFIPDMGKDHGTHALKVTDPGVVHFLVSAFEYAWERARPVVYEHDQQRPALLTDETRLHVLRLMVDGYTDAAIASRLGISPRTVASHLKKVGDLLGSNSRAQLAYLTARSGLLEDGTAADCACERRS from the coding sequence ATGTGCGGTGAGTCGGACATACCCGGGGGCGACGACACCCCTGCGGAGATATGCGGCGCGGGCATCGAGTTCTACCGCACCGCGCTGACCGCGGGAAGGGCCCAGCGCGCGGGCGCGCCCGGCTGTGTGAGCGCGTTCGGGCTCGTGGCCCCGGCGGTCGACGATCCGGAGGCGCTCGTGCCGATCCCGCCCTCGGTGGCGACGGCGGCGCTGGCGCACCCGAGGGAGCGGCTGATCCTGGAACAGCAGCAGGCCCTGGCCGCCGTACGGGCGTCGATGTCGCAGGCGGAGAGCGTCTACCGCACCTCCCGCCGCAAGGAGAGCGAGTCCTCCCAGCGGCTCACGCCCGCGCCGGCGATCACCGCCGCGCTGGACGAGGCGATCCGGGGCACGCGGATCGAACTGCTCACCGCGCACCCGGGCGGCAGGCGCCCCGAGGAGGTCCTGGTCAAAGCCCTGCCGCGCACCCTGGAGGCACACCGCAAGGGCGTCAAGCAGCGCACGCTCTACCAGCACACCGTCCGCGCCCACGGACCGACCCTCGACTACATCAAGCAGGTCACCGACCTGGGCGTCGAAGTACGCACGGTCGACGAGGTGTTCGACCGGATGATCATCTGTGACCGGTCCGTCGCGTTCATCCCCGACATGGGCAAGGACCACGGCACCCACGCCCTCAAGGTCACCGACCCGGGCGTCGTGCACTTCCTGGTCTCCGCCTTCGAGTACGCCTGGGAGCGGGCGCGGCCGGTCGTCTACGAGCACGACCAGCAACGCCCCGCGCTCCTCACCGACGAGACCCGGCTGCATGTCCTGCGCCTCATGGTCGACGGCTATACCGACGCGGCCATCGCCAGCCGGCTGGGCATCAGCCCCCGTACGGTCGCCAGCCACCTCAAGAAGGTCGGCGACCTGCTCGGCAGCAACAGCCGCGCCCAGCTCGCCTACCTCACGGCCAGGAGCGGGTTGCTGGAGGACGGGACGGCTGCCGACTGCGCCTGCGAAAGGCGGAGTTGA
- a CDS encoding esterase-like activity of phytase family protein: MPLRTLLATLTAGLAAATTTLAAAGPVHADSPQRHACSSSVSIEGYSDALDKTTHADTFVGNLSGLAVDRDGSLLAVSDRSALFTLDRRTLAPKGVLPLATETGAALDSEALAVDRDGTRLITSETEPTVRRYDRRGRILGSLPVPDALKVAPAGRAVANQTFEGLTLLPGGRTLLASMEGTLAGDSAGVVRLQTWQRHGGAGDFRLSAQYGYRVDTGLGVVEVAGLPGGRLLVLERGFTAGVGNTVRLYAADTRRATDTGDVAVLTGQDGDRAGGTGQDDGVRLVRKTLLADLVNCPSLGATAKQPQPNPLLDNIEGMTVTGAAWSGGRLEVLLVSDDNQNPVQTTRFYSLRIRTA; encoded by the coding sequence ATGCCTCTGAGAACCCTGCTCGCCACGCTCACCGCAGGCCTGGCCGCGGCCACGACCACCCTCGCCGCCGCCGGACCCGTCCACGCCGACTCGCCGCAACGGCACGCCTGTTCGTCGTCCGTGTCGATCGAGGGCTACTCCGACGCCCTCGACAAGACGACGCACGCGGACACCTTCGTCGGCAACCTCTCCGGCCTCGCCGTAGACCGCGACGGCTCGCTCCTCGCCGTCTCCGACCGGTCCGCCCTCTTCACCCTCGACCGCCGCACCCTCGCGCCGAAGGGCGTCCTCCCGCTCGCCACGGAGACCGGTGCCGCGCTCGACTCCGAGGCGCTCGCCGTCGACCGGGACGGCACCCGGCTCATCACCTCCGAGACCGAGCCGACCGTACGGCGCTACGACCGGCGGGGCCGGATCCTGGGCAGCCTGCCCGTGCCCGACGCGCTGAAGGTCGCCCCGGCCGGCCGGGCGGTCGCCAACCAGACCTTCGAGGGGCTGACCCTCCTGCCCGGCGGCCGCACCCTGCTCGCCTCGATGGAGGGCACGCTCGCCGGGGACTCCGCCGGGGTGGTCCGCCTCCAGACCTGGCAACGGCACGGCGGCGCGGGGGACTTCAGGCTCTCCGCCCAGTACGGCTACCGCGTGGACACCGGCCTCGGCGTCGTCGAGGTGGCCGGTCTCCCGGGCGGACGGCTGCTCGTCCTGGAGCGCGGGTTCACCGCCGGCGTCGGCAACACGGTCCGCCTCTACGCCGCCGACACGCGCCGTGCGACCGACACCGGCGACGTCGCCGTCCTCACCGGCCAGGACGGCGACCGCGCGGGCGGCACCGGTCAGGACGACGGCGTCCGGCTCGTCCGCAAGACGCTCCTCGCCGACCTCGTGAACTGCCCCTCCCTCGGCGCCACGGCCAAGCAGCCCCAGCCGAACCCCCTGCTCGACAACATCGAGGGCATGACCGTCACCGGGGCGGCGTGGTCCGGGGGCCGACTGGAGGTGCTGCTGGTCAGCGACGACAACCAGAACCCCGTCCAGACGACCCGCTTCTACTCCCTCAGGATCCGGACCGCCTGA
- a CDS encoding serine hydrolase, with the protein MVVTSGAVAFAPAAAAAPAVSCTSKQAGLADKLKKDITAALAKRKGTVAVGLYDRATNTTCTLRGDTAFDSASIVKVTVLAALLFDAKKTNRYLTDRETKLATAMITKSDNNSTSALWRQLGVKKIQAFLTAAKMTQTKPGANNYWGLTQITVRDEQRLLALLTAKNTVLSDNARAYVLKLMNKVVTGQRWGTPAGAPSTVKVHVKNGWLSRATHGWRVHSVGTFVGGGRDYTITVLTHGNPDMQYGVNTIQGVAKAIHKDLVPAPKTASGATVSVERYVPTDRPQEATVPVPETGAAR; encoded by the coding sequence ATGGTCGTGACGTCGGGGGCGGTGGCGTTCGCGCCGGCCGCCGCCGCCGCGCCCGCGGTCAGCTGTACGTCGAAGCAGGCCGGGCTGGCCGACAAGCTGAAGAAGGACATCACGGCGGCGCTGGCGAAGCGGAAGGGGACGGTGGCGGTCGGCCTGTACGACCGCGCGACCAACACCACCTGCACGCTGCGCGGGGACACCGCCTTCGACTCGGCCAGCATCGTGAAGGTGACGGTGCTCGCCGCGCTGCTGTTCGACGCGAAGAAGACGAACCGGTACCTCACCGACCGTGAGACCAAGCTCGCCACCGCCATGATCACCAAGTCGGACAACAACTCCACCAGTGCCCTGTGGAGGCAGCTCGGCGTCAAGAAGATCCAGGCGTTCCTCACGGCCGCCAAGATGACGCAGACCAAGCCGGGCGCGAACAACTACTGGGGCCTCACCCAGATCACCGTCCGGGACGAGCAGCGGCTGCTCGCCCTGCTCACCGCGAAGAACACCGTCCTGAGCGACAACGCGCGCGCGTACGTCCTCAAGCTGATGAACAAGGTCGTCACCGGGCAGCGCTGGGGCACCCCGGCCGGGGCGCCCTCCACCGTGAAGGTGCACGTCAAGAACGGGTGGCTGTCCCGCGCCACGCACGGCTGGCGGGTGCACAGCGTCGGCACGTTCGTGGGCGGCGGACGGGACTACACGATCACCGTCCTCACCCACGGCAACCCCGACATGCAGTACGGCGTGAACACGATCCAGGGCGTCGCCAAGGCCATCCACAAGGATCTCGTGCCCGCGCCGAAGACGGCCTCGGGGGCGACGGTGAGTGTGGAGCGGTACGTACCCACGGACCGGCCGCAGGAGGCGACGGTTCCGGTTCCGGAGACGGGGGCCGCGCGGTAG
- a CDS encoding DUF4180 domain-containing protein yields MTTTLETIHDVPVLMCAPEGEVIAQESDALDLIGNAGYQGAAWVVVPVERFDERFFRLSTRVAGDIIQKFVQYRVGLAVVGDISRYTAASSALADFVRECNRNRQTWFLADVDELRERLEG; encoded by the coding sequence ATGACCACCACCCTGGAAACGATCCACGACGTACCCGTCCTGATGTGCGCCCCCGAGGGTGAGGTGATCGCGCAGGAGAGCGATGCTCTCGATCTGATCGGGAACGCCGGGTACCAGGGCGCCGCATGGGTCGTCGTCCCCGTCGAGCGGTTCGACGAGCGGTTCTTCCGGCTGAGCACCCGCGTCGCGGGGGACATCATCCAGAAGTTCGTGCAGTACCGGGTCGGACTCGCCGTCGTCGGTGACATCTCCCGCTACACGGCGGCCAGTTCAGCGCTGGCGGACTTCGTCCGTGAGTGCAACCGTAACCGGCAGACGTGGTTCCTGGCGGATGTCGACGAGCTGCGGGAGCGACTCGAGGGCTGA
- a CDS encoding phosphatase PAP2 family protein, whose translation MILWAAVTVAALGFILALEIVTRGYGLPGPITNQAREVVFAPKSGPLLYASMALTMVVLTWRQRFIALGVALGVDLVFFLVRWALDAEMMFGNGALWVLIGCAVIALTRRTGRERTLLLKGVGLGLLLVAGRKTGDAWLLITSKTRPTVLDPYLATADHALGNPSWVVGRMLKATGPVGSTLLDWVYVQLAVAAVVVALYQLRHVGTERRFPRHHLVRTFLLIGLLGPGIYMIFPVVGPVFAYGTGAFGTGGEPWALANLWPGTAPPIGPPHSMPYDDITPRNCMPSLHTAWATAIFIHSRRGPRALRHAGTFWLVATLTATLGFGYHYGVDLIAGVVFTVTIEAALRTIDRGWDRSGLRLVAHGAAVFVALLLAYRFLPMEMARHPWVYGPLLLLLMASVVYGFFRLDRRWAAEAEADAGSGSGSGPGSGQGAGPGASALESLPQLVDIRQEPRLPVTVALTDEVRQR comes from the coding sequence GTGATTCTGTGGGCCGCGGTGACCGTCGCGGCCCTCGGATTCATTCTCGCGCTGGAGATCGTCACCCGGGGATACGGTCTGCCGGGACCGATCACCAATCAGGCGCGAGAAGTGGTGTTCGCCCCGAAATCGGGGCCCTTGCTGTACGCCAGCATGGCGCTGACGATGGTCGTGCTCACCTGGCGGCAACGGTTCATCGCGCTCGGGGTCGCCCTCGGCGTCGACCTCGTCTTCTTCCTCGTGCGGTGGGCCCTCGACGCCGAGATGATGTTCGGCAACGGCGCGCTGTGGGTGCTCATCGGCTGCGCGGTCATCGCGCTCACCCGCCGCACCGGCCGTGAACGGACGCTGCTGCTCAAGGGCGTGGGCCTCGGCCTGCTGCTGGTGGCCGGCCGCAAGACCGGTGACGCCTGGCTGCTGATCACCTCCAAGACCCGCCCGACCGTGCTCGACCCGTACCTGGCCACCGCCGACCACGCGCTCGGCAACCCGTCATGGGTGGTGGGCCGGATGCTCAAGGCCACCGGACCGGTCGGCTCCACCCTCCTCGACTGGGTCTACGTCCAGCTCGCGGTGGCCGCGGTCGTCGTCGCCCTCTACCAGCTGCGGCACGTGGGGACCGAACGCCGCTTCCCGCGCCACCACCTGGTGCGCACGTTCCTGCTGATCGGCCTCCTCGGGCCGGGCATCTACATGATCTTCCCGGTGGTCGGGCCCGTCTTCGCCTACGGCACGGGCGCGTTCGGCACCGGCGGCGAGCCCTGGGCACTGGCGAACCTGTGGCCCGGCACGGCCCCGCCGATCGGCCCCCCGCACTCGATGCCGTACGACGACATCACCCCACGCAACTGCATGCCCAGTCTGCACACGGCATGGGCCACCGCGATCTTCATCCACTCCCGCCGGGGCCCGCGCGCCCTGCGTCACGCGGGCACGTTCTGGCTCGTCGCCACGCTCACCGCGACGCTGGGATTCGGCTACCACTACGGCGTGGACCTCATCGCCGGTGTCGTCTTCACGGTCACGATCGAGGCGGCGCTGCGCACGATCGACCGCGGCTGGGACCGCTCGGGGCTGCGGCTGGTCGCCCACGGCGCGGCGGTGTTCGTCGCGCTGCTGCTGGCCTATCGCTTTCTGCCGATGGAGATGGCCCGCCACCCGTGGGTGTACGGGCCACTCCTCCTGCTGCTGATGGCCTCGGTGGTGTACGGCTTCTTCCGGCTCGACCGGCGGTGGGCGGCGGAGGCGGAGGCGGACGCGGGGTCGGGGTCGGGTTCCGGGCCGGGGTCGGGGCAGGGGGCGGGGCCGGGTGCCTCAGCCCTCGAGTCGCTCCCGCAGCTCGTCGACATCCGCCAGGAACCACGTCTGCCGGTTACGGTTGCACTCACGGACGAAGTCCGCCAGCGCTGA
- a CDS encoding endonuclease I family protein, whose amino-acid sequence MPAARIRSWKSVALATSAVLVGIVLPAATASPASATTTAYDATYYANAIGKTGTALKSSLHTIISPQTKLSYSAVWEALKVTDQDPNNSNNVKLLYSGISRSKTLNGGNSGNWNREHVWAQSHGDFGTSAGPGTDLHHLRPEDVTVNAIRGNLDFDNGGSSFTNSGGSLVDSNSFEPRDAVKGDVARMILYMAVRYEGDDGWPNLEPNDLVTNGGTRFHGRLSVLKAWNDEDPPDSFEERRNELIYTNYQRNRNPFIDHPEWVEAIW is encoded by the coding sequence ATGCCCGCTGCGCGGATACGCAGTTGGAAGTCGGTCGCTCTCGCGACGTCGGCCGTGCTCGTCGGTATCGTCCTCCCGGCCGCCACCGCCTCCCCCGCCTCGGCGACGACGACCGCCTACGACGCCACGTACTACGCGAACGCGATCGGCAAGACCGGCACGGCCCTGAAGTCCTCCCTGCACACGATCATCAGCCCCCAGACGAAGCTGTCGTACTCGGCTGTCTGGGAGGCGCTGAAGGTCACCGACCAGGACCCCAACAACTCCAACAACGTGAAGCTGCTCTACAGCGGCATCTCGCGCAGCAAGACCCTCAACGGCGGCAACTCCGGCAACTGGAACCGCGAGCACGTGTGGGCCCAGTCGCACGGCGACTTCGGCACCTCCGCCGGCCCCGGCACCGACCTCCACCACCTCCGCCCCGAGGACGTCACGGTCAACGCCATCCGCGGCAACCTCGACTTCGACAACGGCGGCAGCAGCTTCACCAACAGCGGCGGCAGCCTCGTCGACTCGAACTCCTTCGAGCCCCGGGACGCCGTCAAGGGCGACGTGGCCCGCATGATCCTCTACATGGCGGTCCGCTACGAGGGCGACGACGGCTGGCCCAACCTGGAGCCCAACGACCTCGTCACCAACGGCGGCACCCGCTTCCACGGCCGCCTGTCCGTGCTGAAGGCCTGGAACGACGAGGACCCGCCGGACTCCTTCGAGGAGCGCCGCAACGAGCTGATCTACACCAACTACCAGCGCAACCGGAACCCGTTCATCGACCACCCGGAGTGGGTCGAGGCGATCTGGTAA
- a CDS encoding FG-GAP-like repeat-containing protein, which yields MSRARAAARRSTRTARVSAPLAAVVLLAGGLTALSLGPASAAPATVGAADDFNGDGYADLVVGAPNATISAKAKAGYVAVLYGSKSGVSPTNKKLISRSTTGVPGSATTNQRFGSTFTKGDLDRDGYGDLVIAGGTAGSVILWGSASGLAGGTSVAQYGAAPQAGDFDGDGKTDLALFSAQSVGGDDPEGAPAALWKGPISRAGKPAAVLNLLDKSLWWGWDEDDASCATGGGCENGPASITGPVVSGQVGDVNGDGRDDIVQWHYTGDGTWGNRLLLGGASGFTRGWVPGDDTSRDPAGTGIGDVNGDGYDDVVVGAEGWSDQVRVAYGSPTGTSEANVQTFDQSLPGFPGAQEEGDLVGSAVSVADVTGDGYADIALGIAYEDVDDIVNTGSVALVPGTASGVTGAGTKVFHQNTAGIPGVAEADDKFGTTTALLDLNGNGHRDLVVGAPAENSDNGAVWVLPGTTTGPTTTSALAFGPGDVAGPATDAMFGAALR from the coding sequence ATGTCACGAGCACGAGCAGCAGCACGACGCAGCACCCGCACGGCACGCGTGAGCGCCCCCTTGGCAGCGGTGGTACTGCTGGCCGGAGGGCTGACCGCCCTGTCGCTCGGCCCGGCCTCGGCGGCCCCCGCGACGGTCGGCGCGGCGGACGACTTCAACGGCGACGGGTACGCCGACCTGGTCGTCGGCGCCCCGAACGCCACGATCTCGGCGAAGGCCAAGGCGGGCTACGTGGCCGTCCTGTACGGCTCGAAGAGCGGCGTCTCCCCCACGAACAAGAAGCTGATCAGCCGCTCGACGACGGGTGTCCCCGGCTCCGCCACCACCAACCAGCGCTTCGGTTCGACGTTCACCAAGGGCGACCTGGACCGTGACGGATACGGCGACCTGGTGATCGCGGGCGGCACGGCGGGCTCGGTGATCCTCTGGGGCTCGGCGTCCGGACTGGCCGGCGGCACGAGCGTCGCCCAGTACGGGGCGGCCCCGCAGGCGGGCGACTTCGACGGCGACGGCAAGACCGACCTCGCGCTGTTCTCCGCGCAGTCCGTCGGCGGCGACGACCCCGAGGGCGCCCCGGCGGCCCTGTGGAAGGGCCCGATCTCCCGCGCCGGCAAGCCCGCCGCCGTACTGAACCTCCTCGACAAGTCCCTGTGGTGGGGCTGGGACGAGGACGACGCGTCCTGCGCGACCGGCGGCGGCTGCGAGAACGGCCCGGCCTCCATCACCGGCCCGGTGGTCTCCGGCCAGGTCGGCGACGTCAACGGCGACGGCCGGGACGACATCGTCCAGTGGCACTACACGGGCGACGGCACCTGGGGCAACCGCCTGCTCCTGGGCGGCGCTTCGGGCTTCACCCGCGGCTGGGTGCCCGGAGACGACACGAGCCGCGACCCGGCGGGCACCGGCATCGGCGACGTGAACGGCGACGGCTACGACGACGTGGTCGTGGGCGCGGAGGGCTGGTCCGACCAGGTCCGGGTGGCCTACGGCTCGCCCACCGGCACCTCCGAGGCGAACGTCCAGACCTTCGACCAGAGCCTGCCCGGCTTCCCCGGCGCGCAGGAGGAGGGCGACCTCGTCGGCTCGGCGGTCTCGGTCGCCGACGTCACCGGCGACGGTTACGCCGACATCGCGCTCGGCATCGCGTACGAGGACGTCGACGACATCGTGAACACCGGCTCGGTCGCCCTCGTCCCCGGCACCGCCTCCGGCGTCACGGGCGCCGGCACCAAGGTCTTCCACCAGAACACCGCCGGGATCCCCGGAGTCGCCGAGGCGGACGACAAGTTCGGTACCACCACGGCCCTGCTGGACCTCAACGGCAACGGTCACCGCGACCTCGTCGTGGGCGCCCCCGCCGAGAACAGCGACAACGGCGCGGTCTGGGTCCTCCCCGGCACCACCACCGGCCCGACCACCACGTCGGCCCTGGCCTTCGGCCCCGGCGACGTGGCGGGCCCGGCCACGGACGCGATGTTCGGCGCGGCTCTGCGCTGA